Genomic segment of Arachnia propionica:
GAAGCCGTTCGGACGGGGCCGGCCGGATGCTGCTGGGTGCCCTCCTCGACCACGCCCGGGGCCGAGGGGTCCACGTCATGATCGGTGTCCTCGACGCCGACAACGCGGCCTCCCGGGCTTTCCACAAGAACCTGGGATTCGTCGAGTCGGCCGTGCTCCCGGAGGTCGGCAGGAAATTCGGGCGCTGGCTGGACATCGTGTTCGTCACCCACTGCTTCGACTGACTCGGTAGCATTCCGCCATGGTTTACCACGGCGACACCAGCGACCACGAAGGTAGGGAGGTGCTCACCTGGGAAGGGCTTGGGGAGGCCGCCGACGACCTCGCGCTCCAGATCCACGAATCCGGGTTCCTCCCCTCGGTGATAATCGCGATCGCCCGGGGCGGCATGATTCCGGCCGGGGCGTTGACCTACCGACTCGGGGTGAAGCTCACCGACGCGATCAATGTCGAGTTCTACACCGACGTGCACCAGACCCTCCCCGATCCGGTTCTGCTGGCCCCCATGCTGGATACCGAATCCATCGCAGGCAGGCAGCTTCTCGTGGTGGACGACGTAGCGGACTCGGGGCGCACTCTCTCGCTGGTGGTGAAACTGCTGCGCGGGTTCGGGGCCGATGTTCGCAGCGCGGTGCTCTATTCCAAGCCGACCACGATCGTGAAACCGGATTTCTGCTGGAGGCACACCGATCGCTGGATCGTGTTCCCGTGGTCCGCCAGACCACCCCTGCGCTGATTGTCGGCGGCCCCAAGTAAAATCCGGGCCATGGCTGAGATCCGCACCCACGATTCCGAAGGTGGTTCTGACCTCGGGCGTCTTGTCCGTGAGGCACTGGGGGAGACCATCCGCCCCATAACGCCCGGATCAGTTCCCGGGACGGTTTCCCCGGAGGATGAGTCCGTGGCGGGGGAAGAGGACTCGCTCACCGCGCTGCCCCGGTGGGCAGGGCTTTCCATCAACGTCACGGACATCTGACACAACGCAGGTGTTTACGTTAACAATCCGATAGTGTGGGGCTGCGGGCGCAGTTGCCCCATCTCTCAGGAGCTCAAAGGACGGAACATGACCCTCGACTGGACCGAACTGGACACCCGAGCCGTTGACACGGCGAGGATTCTCGCCGCCGACGCCGTGGAGAAGGTCGGCAACGGCCACCCCGGAACCCCGATATCACTGGCCCCCGTGGTCTACCTGCTCTACCAGAAGGTCATGAAGGTGGACCCGACCGATGACAAGTGGCTCGGTCGTGACCGCTTCGTCCTGTCGATCGGGCATGCTTCCCTGGCCCAGTACTGCCAGCTCTACCTCGCAGGTGCGGATCTCGAACTCGACGACCTGAAGTCGCTGCGGACCTGGGGATCCAAGTGCGCGGGACACCCCGAGTACGGCCACACCCGGTTCGTCGAGTGCACCACCGGGCCCCTCGGCGCGGGCATCAGCAACGCGGTCGGCATGGCCATGGCCGCACGCAGGGAACGTGGCCTGTTCGATCCGGACGCCCCCGAGGGCAAGTCTGTCTTCGACCACTTCGTCTACTGCCT
This window contains:
- a CDS encoding phosphoribosyltransferase — encoded protein: MVYHGDTSDHEGREVLTWEGLGEAADDLALQIHESGFLPSVIIAIARGGMIPAGALTYRLGVKLTDAINVEFYTDVHQTLPDPVLLAPMLDTESIAGRQLLVVDDVADSGRTLSLVVKLLRGFGADVRSAVLYSKPTTIVKPDFCWRHTDRWIVFPWSARPPLR